TCCTTGTCCCGGTAGTAAAGAAGGATGTTCCCCTGGGAATCAATGGCAAAAGTTCCTCCGGTGTTCTCCCGTCCTGTTTCCCGCTTAATAAATCCCCTCATATCATCGTCCGGGAAGTATAAGGTTTCATCTCTTAGGTCCAATACTCTGAATTTCATCATTCACCTTCCTTTTTAAGAGCCTTCGCCTTTTCCAAGAGCGCATCCATGATACCCCTTCGGCAATCGGGGCAATCTATCTCTTCCAAGTCAAGCATTGGAACTGGGTTTGCATTGAAGAACAAGTCACCTCCGTATCGCCCGAAGAATTCAACAGTATGGGTGCTGCCCAAAGCAAAAAGCTTCTGACAGCACGATATGATGCAGATAGTCTTGCCTCCCGAAAGAAACACCTTCGCTATGGCGTGAATCGGTCCATCCTTCTCCTTGAAGGCATAATACTTGTTGCCTACCATAACAACCTTGTCCGGCCTTCCTTCCCGTTGTTGCTTTAACCAGTCCATCACAACATCTCCTCCGGCCATTCCTGTATGGGAAAGAACGCATACAGCGGGCTTTTGACAAACAAAGGGATTTTACGATAGGACGTTGCCGTTATAATGTTCCTTACCCATTTATCCTCCGGAGGCTTCGCCCCCTTACCCGACTGTTGTCCTACTATCACCCAATCTATCCCGTCCCAATCAACATAGGGTGTAACATCGCCAAGTAAAGGCTCGATACTCAGAAACTTGAAGTTGTCCAGAATTGCCGTGTTCAACGTTTCGCTTCTGGCGTGAGCCGTCTCGGGATGGTCTATCGATGTTCCTATCCAGCAGTTGCCGGGAAGCTTCGGATAATCGTAAAGCCTCTCCGGATTTTTCGTTAATAGCTGAAAGATATGCCGAGGACATTCCCGCATACGCTCTATTACCTGATCTATCCACTCATTGGGAACGGCATTTCCGAACATATCACCCGTGCTGCAGACGAATATTTTTGAAGGTGTCCGTAGCTTCTCCGGCTCATTGAGCCTTTCAGGATGAAACGTAGGCTTGAATCCGTATTGATAGCCTTTC
The nucleotide sequence above comes from Candidatus Omnitrophota bacterium. Encoded proteins:
- a CDS encoding DUF5131 family protein, whose product is MNKQKRNGKDGIQWTNMTWTPITGCYGPGGTEENPRMCHYCYAKKIADRFAGTKGYQYGFKPTFHPERLNEPEKLRTPSKIFVCSTGDMFGNAVPNEWIDQVIERMRECPRHIFQLLTKNPERLYDYPKLPGNCWIGTSIDHPETAHARSETLNTAILDNFKFLSIEPLLGDVTPYVDWDGIDWVIVGQQSGKGAKPPEDKWVRNIITATSYRKIPLFVKSPLYAFFPIQEWPEEML